The following DNA comes from Diadema setosum chromosome 20, eeDiaSeto1, whole genome shotgun sequence.
aaaaaaaatattatagtcccagaaatatgacataaaaaaaaactcactagACAATCAAACATGGAATATGATTATCCAAGCACTTCTTTGAGTTAATCAAACTTTTAAACAGACACCTAATACATAGCAAGCAAGAGATGCGTCACAGATATTAcccacgcacactcacacacacacacacacacacacacactcactcactcacctGTGGCAGCAATCCGCAAATAATCTTGAACCACAGCATTTCTCATCTTTTgcagtttgtatgtatgtattggtAAGTTTCCGATTGTAGTTTATTGAGAAGCCGAAACATGTGTATTTACGAAGCTCAAATAGGCAGGTTGAATGTTCAGAATGTCAAACCtcaagtgaataaaaaaaaaaaaggtaatgatTAAGTCTTGAAAAACTATATCATGTCTATGAGTCCCCACCTGTTTCTAGTGTAATAAGAAATTGACTTCACTATATGATGTTTTGACTAATCCTAACTCTCAATAGGTACCTGATAATAGACATCAGTGCTTCCGCGGACATAGCGAAGTCGACAAGATAAAAAGCCAGAAATTTACTGGCTTTTTTgctaaacgaaaaaaaaaaaatgatatgtttcGTACGACCTTTATACAAGGGTAGTCATATTCAAGGAGAGAAAGACTCACAGCTTTGATTCTTTGAAATCAGTTGACAACAGTAATAGTGGTTGGTTGGAAAAGATATCTGTAAGTAATTCGTTACGGAAGTGCATTTACGAATAATTTAAaaggattgtacagttttggttgagacctaatttcaggtttctaacattttttggtaagataatgagaaacctcttatgaaatgtgaaagagcatgtaatgtcatgaggaattcaatgtttatttgatgaaaattggttttgaaatggctgatatatccaaaaaagagcaattctgataaagtgtgggattCACACTTTATtactatcgctttgttttactttgtttttggatgtttcagtcattccaaacccgattttcatcgaataaactttgaattcctcttaaaatggtatgctctgtactatatcatgtgttttcttggtatctcacaaaaagttaaaagataaattctcatctccaccaatactgtaccatccctttaaagtccaTACCATGACTACTCGCACAAGGTGACCACTTTTCTGATCCAGTGAGTAAGTAATCTTCGCTTTCGATGTTAAACAGGCAATGTTTGCCGGCTATTTCTCTTGTACGTGCTAGCAGAAATAATATTGGATTATATTTTTGTGGAAAGATGTGGGATGACAAAAATGTCATTTCCCACGCGTTGTATACGTTGGACAAGACATTCGATttacaccacaaaaaaaaaagaaaaaaaatacaaacgtaaaaaaaaagatatgtgacGTAATTGTACACGTTTTTGATGATTTCAACAATTTGTGTGTCCATATCTAATCACGTCATTTGAATATTGAGATGGCAAAAGATGTTCATATGAGTTGCTCTACTTTTTTAGAATTCCAGGCATCAATGTGGAGCATGATTCGGAAGGAAGCGATGACACAAGGGATGACGTATTGTCAGCATAAGTCCATGGGTTTTCTGTGGCGTCCAAACCTAAAACATGAATTCTTATATATTATAATGTTCATTGCTTTACATTATGGACCATTCCATACGTAATGGAACATACATATGGAACGTTATAGCATGTGTACCAATTGGAACTGTTGATTGTGAgattaaaggccgtgtcacacctttccgggcaagctactcgggcttgttgcgaggagaGATTTTCCAGGACGCAGGATAATTTCcccgggcggacaagaatgtttgcgagtttcgcacttgtttcttacctactagacgcgtgctacttatcttctacttgcgtgtattccgtgtgacctgcctGAAAgttttgaaaccgatccgttttctgttacgaacgacttacaggtactgagaagtatacctgcgttggagttgtctgagaggtgctgccggtaagggtctcctactggtgttctgcgtgtttctctgcgagcgaacccccacgactcactcggaacaagttttgagcatgctcaaggccttgtcataccgtatctggggaaatTTTGTGGCTtaacttgcggggaaacaaatttgctacccggagctctccgcaatTGGttcgcacctgacagtacctataaagcgcgtatctcgcctgtagttgcccggaggtgcgcacgcaagtcccaTTTAATCGCAGCCACGTTTTGAGCATGActaaaactttttccgggtgagtcgcggggatgcccggagaggtccacgcagaacgccagtaggaggcccttagcggcagcatctcgcaggcaactcacacgcaggtacttcgcagtccccgtatgcagcagccaagataatgccattctgtgggacttctgcattctttaagaggaattccttcactgagttgtcagcacccacgcgactggtacacaggtcacacagtatacccgcaagtagaatttaagtagagcgcgtccagcaagtaagacacatgctcTGACTCGTcaaaatccttgtccgccctcagaaattgtccggtatgctagaaaatccccaCACACAACAAGCCTGCGTAGCATGCCGGGAAAGGTGTGACAACTATAGGCCTAAatatggttgcgggtaaaaagatttgcgtgcgcaccgcCGGGCGACTACGAgagagatacgtgctaggtactgtcatgtgcgggtcatctgcggggacctccgggtagtaaaaattgttcttcacaagtcgcacgcaaggcttgcccggaaaggtgtgacacggcctttagatACAATGTTTCTTTGCGGGCGTGTTTTTATGAATCCTTTAAAAATGCCTGGAATgagttttttattcttttgtcagAAGAAAGTATTGAATCTCCGACTAAATCCTGGATGGGTATGGGGGTGGTGACAATTCCCTATGGGAATGATGGCTATCGTATAGGCTACAAAGACTATTTATGATGGTAAGtttacctacatgtacaaacaacAGTACGAAAAATATCAAGTGGCATTTCCACATTTTGACGCTGAAATTAAAGTTACTGTTGTCAGAGTTATGTGATGGCTATAAACAAAGAGGGttagttccttttttttttttattcagtcgGTAACACAATGGTCTGCTTAAGGCGGAGATTACATCTTTACTTGTGTAATCCCAACTTTGTTCAGCTGATTTGGGAAGTCCGATAAGTAAGCAGATCGTCAAGATGTTTTTATTCACATAGCCATAAAGTTCCTGTAGTGTGCCATACAttaattatctaaaaaaaaatatgagcaaGTTTGTCGTGACGAAAGATGTAGGCAgtacattattattagtattattatcattattattattattgttattattattattattattattattattattattattattattattattattattattattattattattgttgttgtttatttggtACTCCAGACATTGTTTCTACACAGAAAGacacaaacaaatttcaattcaGCGTAAAAAAAGGAACCAATGAAATAGGATATCAAAACATTAACAAAACAGAAGTGGAAAAGTAGAATGTGACATAACAAAGGGGCtgccaggggaaaaaaaaaaaccataaacCATAAACAAATTACCATGACTCACAGGTTTTCTACCCCACACCCCTTCACGTATGTCTAAATCTGCACAAAgctaatgataatcataaatgaatatgaattgaAGTCTTACAGGAAAAAGATGGATGGAGAttgcaaaacatatcataaataTATTGGTATGTTCCTCTTCATTACTGTATtatcaaatgataacaaaactAATGAAGCCATTTAGAGGTAGAGGGAGTCACAAATCAAATCACCTTCAATATTGCACTTTTAAGAACCATGATGTGTCCCTTTGATGAGCCAATGGGCAATGCGCCATCAATCAAAAATGGTATCGACAATGCTATCTGCTCTTGACTGTCATCTCTGTCTACAGCTCTACTCGATCTTAAAGGGAAGTATGCGACGCCATAAACGCACACAGTATAGACTGCGCTAAGTCGACATTTTTCGGACGTGTTCCCATTTGCAGGGACGGTATTTCATATAATCGTGTAAGTACAAGTTGCATGAACTTCGTTTGATTTACTACTGTTATCAATCTTAGAGtagtgtggaaaaaaaaagaagaagcagcgGTTCATTGTTTTATCACGGAGGCTCCATGTACAGCAGGCACAATTCTTGATGACAATTGAAATTATGTGTTCATTGATACGTTATTTGGATTTCGAGGGAATGTCCTAGCTCCGCAGAGATGCTGGATCTAAACataacaaaatcacaaaatattacctGTCTAGTTAACAgcagatatatatatttatctgaAGTGACGTTTTGTTTGAAATAGTCAACAGCCTTAATACATCATTTTGTCATGAAATGCTACTGGCATAACTTTAACAGCAAGTAGCATtcacaaaacccccaaaaaagTATTAAAAGACTCTAGAGAGAGCATACAGTGAGACAATCAACGAATGAACAATTCACGCTATATAAAATTGTTTGTGTCTTTGCTTTTGTCTAAggtttattttttgtattttttctctaGGGTAAATATCACATAGATAACAAGTATTTTACGAGAGTAGAAGATGCCAATCACAGAAGAAATTAtcaattcttttttaatgaaatctgACATACAGCAAATTAACGATATTGCAGACGAGAAACAACACTTCAGGGAGAAAACAAGCCAACATTGACCGCCGTCATATGTAGAGATTGTATTCGATGGAGCTGAGGAAATAAGAGGaaaaatatttacatacataattatttataaacatatacatTGATATTTCGTGAATGTCACTTCCAAAGGGTATAAAGggaagttgttttgttgttttatatgtgtatgtgcagATAAGTGCTTGTATTTGTGCTATATATCCAATCGGATCTGTGTGCGAATATTGTCTGTGCATAATATGCATGCTAAACACATGTAAAAGCTGGTTCCAACAGCAGCATTATAAACAAAAGTATTTCCCCTATAAAAACGTTTCCTTTTATCAAAAACAGTCTCCGAAATATAATAGCAATATTCTGTGTTTCTAcataagaaatacataagaaattgatttaaaCGACGAACACGATATATTTTCAAGTTTTCCCTAATCAAATTATTTGATATCAATAAATGACAAGAAGCCAccaattaaaacacacacagtaACCTTTTCTCtgtatatctctttctcttttttcacgGCCTTCTCCCTGCAGCTCCACCTCCATTTGACCCTGTCATTTTCCTTCATCATCCACATGCTCAACATTTGATCTTGCTAGCATTCGCTCGTCAATCTCCTCTTCAACATTGTACATCCATATTCATACGGAAATGTGATTCTATAAAGCTAAATTTCAGGCTAAATTTACCTATTGTTGCCACCACAAAAGAATGATGTGCCAAAAGAAGGAAGTATGTTGATTGTTTTTCACTATATCAGTGTATCCCTTTTATCAATACTATGATGTTGATGTAATATCTTAGGTGCCTGAATTAGATATTCAGGACTTTATCAAGATACACTGGCcttttttattacaaaacacTTATCCCATTTGCGCATTTATACGCCCTTACATCTGTTGGTTCAATTTAAACCATGAAACAACAAACTCATTTCCATTGTCATGAGAGAGATTTTACCAAATTTTAACCAGTcatcatatacagtacattccaTTTTCTGATGTCTCGTCACTGACAGCTTAATTGTGTGATGATGCGTAGTGTTTCAACTTCCAAAGAGATGACTTCGAAACTGatcttgttttgatttcgcCAATGTATGGTAACAACACACGACACCATTGCAACAATCATCCCGGTTGCGCATTACATGACTCATAGCTTGCATTGTATGATGACAAttgtttatacaatgtacttcgcTCCTAGGAAACTACCGGCTCTCAAACGTAATTTTAGGCATTCAAAGGAAATAGTCACATTCACTGAGAACTTCGTATCAATTACATTGCTAAATGATGAGGGGACGTTAAAGatgcattccagacgattttcataatttcacatcatgtagtaatcgacagctccatgtatagatttgtggaaatcattgtggtccttgagcagagaaaagatactccgaaaaaaaaatcttaaacaaattacactgaacagtgttgatgacatatgaGCCTCACataatttcagaaatgtagcagtgtaattccattacaataccacttacTTAACAAGTTTACCTGTGTAGAATGAAtgcatgccatcttcttttgttctgcttcctcgagccccaactcatgcattcttatggtgaggctgccatgtcatcagccttgttcattgcaatttgttgtaaattttgaaaatattcgtATTCCTGAACCCAATCactatgaattctgaaactctgtactcggtataactaatttatagttgttcaaatgtaaaagtctgaaaatcatccggaggatTCCTTTAATTAATGAATAAAGTTCGTCGAAAGTGGCTTGTTTCGATTTCGTTGCCTTATGACAACTGTAGCCTAAGTTAAAAATATCATGCAGGCACGTTACAGATCCGATCATACTTCAACCACCGAACTTATCCAGAACTGTATCATTACACATATCATAATCCAGACAATACAATCCAAGCATTGCAGATTATGAAGTTTAATTCACACATACCGCATATAGGGCCCACGAATGTTtagaaaatgtatgtacatttctGCATCATTTTGTAGACATGATATGTTTTTATGTCCGGATTCTTGTGCTTGTCTAAAACCTAATTCTAAAAGcgcttgtcattttttttttgtttggcaCTGGCTATAATTAAGTCGCTATTTTCATGATCGGACGTCACTTCCGGTATAGctggagtgaaaaaaaaaaaacgcctcgCCTCTTACGGCTGGCTGTACAGTACAACTGCAGAGCTTGAGTTTGAATTGGTTTGAAAGCAGTGTACGCATGCAAGCATGCAGTGTACGAATCTACTTGTATTGAATAGTGGAACCAACTGCCAGTTTTTATAAGGATCAGTACAATATTCTCTGGGTTCAAGGTTCAATGTAAAAATTACCTatttaaaaatttgaattgaactaTTTAAGCCAGGTTGGCGAGCTTACAAATGAAGTCTTGTGTGTGTTCTGTGttatgtggatgtgtgtgtgtgtgtgtgtgtgtgtatgttttttcaTGTGTTTATGGTCTCATTTTTCATGAAGTCCAGCTTATCTCATTGTCTATACGTTATGtttaattgtattttgtatagggccccactCACAAGCCTGGCTTCTGAAGGGGCCCTGAAAAATCATTCGTATGTAATTCCTGTAttttatattacaaaaatttatGTAATCCTAGATAAACGGTTGGTTTTTTTGGTTTCAAatcaactgaattgaattgaattgaatacagaTGACACGGCGGCGTCGGCGTTCAGAATCCTCGCTCTATATTTCTTTACCGTAATTTGTTCGTAACATTTCTTGTGGCTATTATAAATGTTAAATGTACAATATCTGACAGTTTAATGAAATTTCGAACCAATTGCGGAAGAAGAGTAGATTATTCcgttttaaaaaaacaacaaccgcTTGTCGTAGGTTTGTTTTCACTCTAGCAGCCGAAAAATATCCGGATATCCGACCATGAGATACATTCTCCTAATTTCTCCATGTTTTATTTATGGTGTCATCCAAGTATAATTTGTCCACTTACGAAAAACAGAACCGTTCacttgaccaaaaaaaaaaaaatgaatacttgATTTGATTATCTGGTGTTCAAGTAGATCAATTAAAAATTATATTGGTAAAAGGCAGAATCACATTCTGGCCTCAAATTAATCAGAGAGACGAATGAATACGGATGTGTCGGCATGTGTACGTTTTTATGTGATAGCGTAGATGcatattaatgataatgtggAAGTGTGTGTAAGAGATTTCTCGCGTCCACGCTCTTATTAGGTTTGGAAATAACAATATATGCAGTCAAGAGTTGATACGTGCATGAATGATGCACTCGCGCACTCGCACACCTACTCTCAAGACACATTGCATTcccatatactgtatatcatgTCCATGCATTCTCAACAAATCTAGTAATTCAGTCATATTTCTCGAATAATTTATATGCCCTTATACAAggctttttattcattttgttttgttgtttttacgtCACACACATTTATAAAGATCTGTTCAATAATCATATTTCAAGCAGTAACACATTGCTGACATAACATATGGGAGACTGATTCACAAACAGTAACCAGTACTATATAGATTCGCAGTACTTCTAACATCAACAACGTACGGAAATTCTGGAACAAAGATTCTATGAATCATCTTTGTTGGGGctttatacacaaacattcattACAGAATACTTTCCTTCAAGATACATCTGTGCATTCGATTAATCAGAGAGTGATTCTCAGCTAAAGGAACAAAGGAATTACACTAGAATGATATCAAGTACTAGTTATGCGAAGAGATATGAACCACATGTAAGTGGAAATCCGTTCAAGACATATCCCTCTATCTGAGAGTGTTTGATATTCGGTACACAAACGTGTGTCTCTGATGTGTACATCatttatattttaggttttagaACGTAGCCTAGACATTGACCAAGAACTGGCCTTAAGTACATAATTACTTCACACTTAAAAAAAGTAGTCAAACATGCGTAAAGTCTAGTTTGACTATAATAGATAGTTTCATTGCGCTACctgggaaaaaaatgtttctgtGCCATTGTACCACcgtaaaaagagagaagagcaATCTGATTGTATAGCAATCTGATTGTATAGCATAGTCAGTGACCTGAAGGAAGCGATAGCAGCTCAAGAGTAGTGATTATCCGGCACACAATTCCGGTGGTGTGATCGAGTGATGATATTACCATCATATCCGCGGGCACAGCTCTATTAAGTGATAATGCATGACCTCGTTATTAGATACACACACTGCGCGTTGCAGCCTTATGAACTTTTGTTTTTACCTCCATTTCGAGTCAACAGGCGAGGGCAACAATTCGTGAAAACGCGGGGTGACACACAATCCTTGAATTTCTTTTTACGCTTGACAACCATTCGGCGGCTACTACCCGGATGTGTGCTAAATTATTTTGACGCATGCTATTACGAGTTTTGTTTCAATTCAGTTATCTGTCTCAATTCAAGTTAAAATACCTCGCGTGTAATTGAATCAAACAGACAACTAATCTGTGTTTAAACTTGAACCATACCTCAAAATGATCAAGCAAAGATGGCAATTGCATGCAGCACGTGAAGAACCAATAACAACAACGTCCAGTTTGTACTCGGCGTTTCAGCTTTTGTTAGGATGTAGTCCGTTGAATGATTTAGAACGAGATAATGTATCGGTGGTAATTAGTGCATGTTCTGTCCCACACGAAAGAGAACTGTAAATTATTTACGCAATTTCATTGCCGACCCTTCTGCCGAGACAGCTATAACCACAGAGCATAATGAGATTATGCGATGATGAAAGCCCGTTGCTATAGCTACCGGGCTTCTAATGGATGCGAAGCAGATTGGCAGTTGAGAACGAGAGAGGTTTGCCAGGTCAATAATGCTAATAAGCTCTGGCTGGGAGTTTACAGCACATAGTACCCGATACACTGTATACAAGGCCATTAGGCGAATCCACTTATACAGAAGCCATACGTCTTGTATGACAATCCGGTTGAGTTTCATGCAGGCACACCCGCAACGAATAATTAGTGGACACTCTCACTGTGTATGAACGCCTTGTATGCGCGACAAGATGTCGCTGATGAGAGAAGAGATGTAAGATacagatatcattttttttttcaatgcagataaagCCAATTTATTTTGAACAGAGTTGTTTTAATATCTTCAGATTTAATGTCTTAAAAAGGtctaaatgtgaaaaaaaaaaaatcaaactgtaCATATGGCTTCTTTTCCTTTAAAGTCAGATCCGACTATAATCCAAATAACCATAATCAACAAGccgtaaaaaaaaaccccaaaacaacaacaagatgtTATATTGCACACGAGCAGGTAGGACATTGCAAGTAGTCCCTTGTTTAAGTCAGATTATTCAGTACGTTTCCATATTTCACATAACACACACTATCTTAGTTCATACATATGATTATGTCACATGTCTGATAGTGATTAGATTGATCTAAGTCACAGTTATGTGCTGTACTAATGAACAGTAGGAAATAAGGGAACGTAATATCATTGTAATTGCACAAAACAGAATTGCAAATATATTTTGACGGGAAGAGATATCTAAATTGTTTGAAAATATATCTACCCATCAACATAGCcatagagaaaaacaaagcatcaaacgaaaaacaaaagaaaacaaagcagcaagcgagaaataaaacaaactacCGTAAAAACGTGAgcaaatcattacaaaaaatatttcgTTGTTCTTTGGTGtaaaaacataaatattatatatatgtacacaacGGAAACATTTATCACCACATATTCACACATTGCAGTTGCGAAATATTCACAGCGTATTGAGGAATGCATCAGTCAAGCAGTTAAGCATTGCGTCCCGTTAGAAGTAATTCTTAACTGACTATACCTACAGCCGGACCAATGGCGTCAAATATTTCATAGCACAATGCGgaattacgttttttttttttgccccagTTTCAAGTTCGTTCTTCACTTAACCTACTTATGCTCACTCGGACCTAATGGTGACAGGATGAAAGATATAATCCAATCGAAAAGGATTCGGTATTGATCAACAACAAAGTAAGATTGAGCTATGCTTCACAAGAGAGAAATTCTCAAGATATGACGTGAAtagaaaaatagtgacagaccacgagagagagagagagagagagagagagagagaagacgaGATGGCAAAGGGTTTTACATTCCAGCATCTGTTTACCGGATCAGCGGCAGTACACGTATTCGATTTCTCGGACAAGAGGCAGCATTCATCTCGTGTTAGCTCCGggaatgaaattttgcattaatGTTTGGCATATTATTTCCTAGCaaagacatttctttttcatgcgAAATTGCCAGAGGCATTGCTTTCCCGACGATTAAGTGCAGTGATAACAAACACAGTGGGTCATATGCCTCTCAATGTTGTTTTAAATACACAAGTAAAATCTTCTCGTATATACAGAGAACGATCAAAAACCTgcacaatatacacataaaaaCTTTCTTACATTTTAGTCATGAAATACACTCGAAGAAATCACTgtcaaaaacataaacaaaggAAAGCGAATGACATATGAAACAAAGTATCTAGTACCACGTCCGTATAATTCATCCACAGTTTTTAGGTATGGATACGTTGCACATGCAGTTTCAGCGTAGAAAGGTCCATAATTATGCTGTCATTGGGGTCATGGTCATGTGTTCAACTCCTGGCAAAAGACTTAAGATCCGCAAGGACGTCCGTGAAGTAGTTAGAATTTTGGTTTATCCTCAGCATTTTAGAACTGCAGCTATTGATGATCTTGATGCACCTTGACCAAAACTTGTCTTTGTCGTCCTCGACCAGGAAGGGTTTCAATGGATAACTGATCTCATTCCCCATGTAGCTATAGGATAGGTAGAGGCAAGTAAGTACCATTGCCTGCAGCTCTGACTCACTCTTAACAACGATGTCGCCACCAAGGAGATCACGTACGAGCATATAGACGAAAACAACGTTGGCGGGGTTGAGGAAATTGATGTCCTGCCATCCTTGGATGAGCAACGACCGATCCACAGCTCGGAGCCACATGATCGCGTCATTTGCATCAAAGCTCTTCAGGTAGGGACATCGTCGGCACAGGAAGTTGCCGAGACATTTCAGGAGCTCACTAGTCGAACATTGCAAGATCTTTTTCGGGTTTGTCTGCACTCCAGAGGAGCGAATTCCGTGGCTCGAACTCTTTCTGAAGCCAGTGAGTCCATTTGTTGAGGTGGTGGTAGTGGCTGTTGAGCCTGACACGTTGCTGATCTTACTATGTTGCTTGTGTGCTGCGTGATGTCCATTCTGCGTAGAAGGACAGTGCGAATTGAGGTTGAAGCACGAAAACGACTTTTTTATGCTTGAGTCCAGTGTTTTCGAGTCCTTTTTCTGTGGTGTGAGAATTGCCACACTCTCCGAGTACTGTCGATACATGGCATTGTTCGCATTATGGTTAGAGTGATTTTTAGGCTTAAGCACATTGTTATTCGCTTTATCTGATCCCGTGAGTGACTGCTTACTGCTATTGAAGTTAGAGTCTAGTGAGGTGGTACTTACCCCAGTACTAGCGGTCTTTTTCTTGGAAACGCTGAACATTTTAAGACCTAATGCGCTGATAAACAGGGCGGAGTTGTGTTTGCGCATGGGTCGCTCACCAACGAGATGTATATTTTCCTTGGTACTGGCAACATTTTTGCTGTTATTCAAATAAAGTTCATTAAGATTGCCCACACTGAGCGTTGTTGTGTCTGAATAACCACCGTAGTCACCCCTGTGAGGCTTCGGTGAGATTGACAGTACAGTCCCCATGTTGGCTGGAGAAATGCGTATGCTTAGTGGGTAGCGAAGTTTACTGCAACTGCAGCCGCAGACAGCTGATACCTCGGCGTGCAGTGGAGATAAAATCCCACCAGAGAGGGTAGAACACAGCAACATATAATCACTTCTAGATGTCAATTGCTAGTCACATTTATATCGGTGATGCGGATGATGTCCAAATTGTTGATTACGAGGTATAATCATTTGATTTGGAGACGCAGATGCAACCCACAATACAGTTTAAGACATGCGCTCAGTGGCGTACAGCTGCCGTCGTGGACTACAGGATTACATCTGCCCGAAAGGCGCCGCATCGCAAGCATTTGACGACTGTTGTTGCCAGAGCTGAGTGACGTCAC
Coding sequences within:
- the LOC140243813 gene encoding uncharacterized protein, with the translated sequence MLLCSTLSGGILSPLHAEVSAVCGCSCSKLRYPLSIRISPANMGTVLSISPKPHRGDYGGYSDTTTLSVGNLNELYLNNSKNVASTKENIHLVGERPMRKHNSALFISALGLKMFSVSKKKTASTGVSTTSLDSNFNSSKQSLTGSDKANNNVLKPKNHSNHNANNAMYRQYSESVAILTPQKKDSKTLDSSIKKSFSCFNLNSHCPSTQNGHHAAHKQHSKISNVSGSTATTTTSTNGLTGFRKSSSHGIRSSGVQTNPKKILQCSTSELLKCLGNFLCRRCPYLKSFDANDAIMWLRAVDRSLLIQGWQDINFLNPANVVFVYMLVRDLLGGDIVVKSESELQAMVLTCLYLSYSYMGNEISYPLKPFLVEDDKDKFWSRCIKIINSCSSKMLRINQNSNYFTDVLADLKSFARS